From one Enterobacter kobei genomic stretch:
- a CDS encoding NAD-dependent epimerase/dehydratase family protein — MNEKVLFIGASGFVGTRLIEISQADFNVTNFDKQQSHFYPDITVSGDVRNQQQLDKALENFDTVVLLAAEHRDDVSPVSLYYDVNVQGTRNVLAAMDRNNVKNIIFTSSVAVYGLNKVNPDETHPADPFNHYGKSKWQAEEILREWFSKSPADRSLTIVRPTVIFGERNRGNVYNLLKQIAGGKFAMVGKGTNYKSMAYVGNIVEFIKFRLANVAPGYDVFNYVDKPDLNMNQLVSEVEKSLDKKIPSVHLPYPVGMLGGYCFDLLSKLTSKRYAISSVRVKKFCATTQFDAGKVHSSGFNAPYSLSQGLDRTLKYEFVHDKKDDITFVSE; from the coding sequence ATGAACGAAAAAGTTTTATTCATTGGCGCGTCTGGCTTTGTTGGCACCCGACTGATTGAGATTTCTCAGGCTGATTTTAACGTTACAAACTTTGATAAACAGCAGAGTCATTTTTATCCAGATATCACGGTATCCGGTGATGTGCGCAATCAGCAGCAACTTGATAAGGCTCTGGAAAATTTTGACACTGTTGTTTTGCTTGCTGCAGAACATCGGGATGATGTTAGTCCAGTATCCCTTTATTATGATGTGAATGTTCAAGGAACCCGTAACGTACTTGCTGCAATGGATCGAAATAATGTTAAAAACATCATTTTTACCAGTTCTGTTGCAGTGTATGGGCTGAATAAAGTTAATCCGGATGAGACACATCCAGCAGACCCATTTAATCATTATGGAAAAAGTAAGTGGCAGGCGGAGGAAATATTGCGCGAATGGTTTAGCAAATCTCCAGCTGACCGTTCGCTGACGATCGTGCGTCCGACAGTTATCTTTGGCGAACGTAATCGTGGGAATGTTTACAACTTGCTCAAACAGATTGCGGGGGGCAAATTTGCTATGGTAGGCAAAGGAACCAACTATAAATCAATGGCTTATGTTGGCAATATAGTTGAGTTCATTAAATTCCGCCTGGCAAACGTAGCTCCTGGTTATGACGTTTTTAACTATGTCGACAAACCTGATTTGAATATGAATCAGCTGGTTTCTGAGGTTGAAAAAAGCCTGGATAAAAAAATCCCGTCAGTTCATCTGCCCTATCCTGTGGGAATGTTAGGTGGGTATTGCTTCGATCTCCTGAGTAAGCTTACTAGCAAAAGATATGCCATAAGTTCAGTGCGTGTAAAAAAATTCTGTGCAACAACACAGTTTGATGCTGGCAAGGTGCACAGTTCAGGATTCAACGCTCCATATAGCTTATCCCAAGGGCTGGACCGCACGCTTAAGTATGAGTTTGTGCACGATAAAAAAGATGATATCACCTTCGTGTCTGAATGA
- the galF gene encoding UTP--glucose-1-phosphate uridylyltransferase GalF has protein sequence MINLKAVIPVAGLGMHMLPATKAIPKEMLPIVDKPMIQYIVDEVVAAGIKEIVLVTHSSKNAVENHFDTSYELEALLEQRVKRQLLAEVQSICPPGVTIMNVRQAQPLGLGHSILCARPIVGDNPFVVVLPDIILDNGSADPLRYNLAAMVARFSETGRSQVLAKRMKGDLSEYGVIQTKEPLDSEGKVSRIINFVEKPDEPQTLDTDLMAVGRYVLSADIWAELEKTEPGAWGRIQLTDAIAKLAEKQSVDAMLMTGDSFDCGKKMGYMQAFVSYGLRNLKEGQKFRDSIAKLLS, from the coding sequence ATGATTAATTTGAAAGCAGTTATTCCGGTAGCCGGACTTGGGATGCATATGTTGCCTGCCACCAAGGCCATTCCAAAAGAAATGCTGCCGATCGTCGACAAGCCAATGATTCAGTACATCGTTGACGAGGTTGTTGCTGCAGGGATCAAAGAAATCGTTCTGGTTACCCACTCTTCAAAAAACGCCGTTGAGAACCATTTCGACACGTCCTATGAGCTGGAAGCGCTGCTTGAACAGCGCGTTAAACGTCAGCTGCTGGCGGAAGTTCAGTCTATCTGCCCGCCGGGCGTAACCATCATGAACGTGCGCCAGGCGCAGCCGCTGGGTTTGGGTCACTCCATCCTCTGCGCACGTCCTATTGTTGGCGACAATCCGTTTGTGGTTGTGCTGCCGGATATTATTCTTGATAACGGCAGCGCCGATCCGCTGCGTTATAACCTTGCTGCGATGGTTGCGCGCTTTAGCGAAACGGGTCGCAGCCAGGTGCTGGCGAAACGTATGAAGGGCGATCTGTCGGAATACGGCGTCATCCAGACCAAAGAGCCGTTGGACAGCGAAGGCAAAGTTAGCCGCATTATCAACTTCGTTGAAAAACCGGATGAGCCGCAGACCCTGGATACCGATCTGATGGCCGTTGGCCGTTATGTACTTTCTGCTGATATCTGGGCGGAACTGGAAAAAACTGAGCCAGGCGCCTGGGGACGTATTCAGCTGACCGATGCGATTGCTAAACTGGCTGAAAAGCAGTCCGTGGATGCTATGCTGATGACCGGCGACAGCTTCGATTGCGGTAAAAAAATGGGTTATATGCAGGCGTTCGTTAGCTACGGTCTGCGTAACCTGAAAGAAGGCCAGAAATTCCGCGACAGCATTGCTAAGCTCTTAAGTTAA
- the rfbB gene encoding dTDP-glucose 4,6-dehydratase has protein sequence MKILVTGGAGFIGSAVVRHIIKNTQDSVVNVDKLTYAGNLESLSDVADSERYHFEHADICDAAAMARIFAQHKPDAVMHLAAESHVDRSITGPAAFIETNIVGTYILLEAARAYWSALNDDAKAAFRFHHISTDEVYGDLPHPDEQPAGDELPLFKEDTAYAPSSPYSASKASSDHLVRAWRRTYGMPTLVTNCSNNYGPYHFPEKLIPLVILNALDGKNLPVYGKGDQIRDWLYVEDHARALYTVVTQGLPGETYNIGGHNEKQNLDVVHTICDLLDEIVPKETSYRSQIQYVTDRPGHDRRYAIDAHKICIELGWKPQETFESGIRKTVEWYLENQQWVSNVKSGAYASWLSKQYGDENQ, from the coding sequence GTGAAAATTCTTGTTACCGGCGGCGCTGGCTTTATTGGCTCTGCAGTTGTCCGACATATCATTAAAAACACTCAAGATTCTGTGGTGAATGTTGATAAATTAACGTACGCCGGTAATCTCGAATCGCTCAGTGACGTTGCTGACAGCGAGCGCTATCATTTTGAGCATGCCGATATTTGCGATGCTGCGGCGATGGCGCGTATTTTTGCGCAGCATAAGCCGGATGCGGTAATGCATCTTGCTGCGGAGAGCCATGTCGATCGTTCGATCACCGGTCCCGCTGCGTTTATCGAAACCAATATCGTGGGTACCTATATTCTGCTTGAAGCTGCACGCGCATACTGGTCAGCACTGAACGACGATGCGAAAGCCGCGTTTCGCTTCCACCACATTTCTACTGATGAAGTCTATGGCGATCTGCCGCACCCGGATGAACAACCGGCAGGTGACGAATTGCCTCTGTTCAAAGAGGATACGGCTTACGCGCCGAGCAGCCCCTATTCCGCGTCGAAAGCCTCAAGCGATCATCTGGTGCGCGCATGGCGTCGTACCTATGGGATGCCAACTCTGGTGACCAACTGTTCCAACAACTATGGCCCTTATCATTTCCCTGAGAAACTGATCCCCCTGGTGATCCTGAACGCGCTGGACGGTAAGAACTTACCGGTCTACGGTAAAGGCGATCAGATCCGCGACTGGCTGTATGTCGAAGATCATGCGCGCGCGCTCTACACCGTGGTGACGCAAGGCCTGCCGGGTGAAACCTATAATATCGGCGGCCATAATGAAAAACAGAACCTTGATGTGGTACATACCATCTGCGATTTGTTAGATGAAATCGTGCCGAAAGAGACATCTTATCGCAGTCAGATTCAATATGTAACTGACCGTCCAGGCCATGACCGAAGATATGCCATCGATGCGCATAAAATTTGTATTGAGTTGGGTTGGAAGCCTCAGGAGACATTCGAAAGCGGAATTCGGAAGACAGTTGAATGGTATTTAGAGAATCAGCAGTGGGTAAGTAACGTAAAAAGTGGAGCATATGCTTCATGGCTTTCAAAACAATATGGAGATGAGAATCAATGA
- the rfbA gene encoding glucose-1-phosphate thymidylyltransferase RfbA — protein sequence MKGIILAGGSGTRLYPITMGVSKQLLPIYDKPMIYYPLSVLMLAGIQDILIITTPEDQAGFERLLGDGKRFGINLSYAIQPSPDGLAQAFIIGEKFIGNDPVCLVLGDNIFFGQGFTPKLQMASNRDSGATVFGYQVMDPERFGVVEFDENFKAVSIEEKPNKPKSNWAVTGLYFYDNDVINIAKNIRPSSRGELEITSINEVYLSNNNLNVELLGRGFAWLDTGTHDSLIEAGTFVETVQKRQGMMVACPEEIAWRNGWLSREDLIKLGANFSKNHYGQYLIKLANYL from the coding sequence ATGAAGGGCATTATTCTTGCGGGAGGGTCAGGAACCAGGTTATACCCAATAACTATGGGGGTTTCTAAACAATTACTACCAATATATGATAAGCCTATGATTTATTATCCATTATCTGTATTGATGCTAGCTGGTATCCAGGATATTTTAATAATTACTACACCAGAAGATCAGGCTGGATTTGAAAGATTATTAGGAGATGGTAAACGATTTGGCATTAATCTGAGCTATGCGATCCAACCTAGCCCTGATGGACTTGCTCAAGCATTTATAATTGGTGAGAAATTTATTGGAAATGATCCTGTTTGCCTTGTTCTGGGTGACAATATTTTCTTTGGGCAAGGTTTCACACCAAAATTACAAATGGCTAGTAATAGGGATAGCGGTGCAACAGTATTTGGTTATCAGGTAATGGATCCTGAGCGATTTGGTGTTGTAGAATTTGATGAGAATTTTAAAGCAGTAAGTATTGAAGAAAAACCTAATAAACCAAAATCTAACTGGGCAGTGACGGGTCTTTATTTCTATGATAACGATGTAATTAATATCGCAAAAAATATTAGACCTTCATCCAGAGGAGAGTTGGAGATCACAAGTATTAATGAAGTGTATCTGAGTAATAATAATCTAAATGTTGAGTTACTCGGTCGCGGCTTTGCATGGCTAGATACGGGTACGCATGATAGTTTGATTGAAGCTGGTACTTTTGTCGAAACTGTTCAGAAACGTCAGGGTATGATGGTTGCCTGTCCTGAAGAAATCGCATGGCGTAATGGTTGGTTGAGCAGAGAAGATTTAATTAAATTAGGTGCTAATTTTAGCAAAAACCATTATGGACAATATTTGATAAAGCTGGCTAACTATTTATGA
- a CDS encoding sugar 3,4-ketoisomerase — MKIDFIPLQVHGDERGALVSLERENNIPFDIRRVYYIFDTKVGVTRGFHAHRKLKQVAIAVKGSCRFILDDGIERVSVILDDPAQGLFINSFIWREMTDFSEDCVLMVIADMEYEESDYIRDYATFKYLAQQQQR, encoded by the coding sequence ATGAAAATAGACTTCATTCCACTTCAGGTGCACGGTGATGAGCGAGGTGCATTAGTTTCTCTTGAGAGAGAAAATAATATCCCCTTTGATATAAGGCGAGTATATTATATATTTGACACTAAGGTCGGTGTTACTCGTGGTTTTCATGCACACCGAAAACTTAAGCAAGTTGCGATTGCTGTTAAGGGAAGTTGCCGTTTTATTCTGGATGATGGTATAGAGCGAGTTAGTGTAATATTAGATGACCCTGCGCAAGGTCTTTTCATCAACTCATTTATTTGGCGTGAGATGACAGATTTTTCTGAGGATTGTGTTCTGATGGTCATCGCGGATATGGAATATGAAGAGTCAGATTACATTCGGGACTATGCAACATTTAAATACTTAGCGCAACAACAGCAGAGATAA
- a CDS encoding DegT/DnrJ/EryC1/StrS family aminotransferase, producing the protein MVEFLNLKKINSRQKNELLNAVEKVIDSGWYILGEELKAFEDEFSKFCQVNYTLGVANGLDALTLVLRAWKEMGKLKSGDEVIVQANTYIASVLAITENDLVPVLIEPDSRTFNLNADNVRSAISDKTRVILPVHLYGQITPMKEIMDIANEYKLLVLEDCAQSHGAQIGGKRAGSWGDAAGFSFYPGKNLGALGDAGAITTDDSELYNVLKALRNYGSQQKYLNIYQGVNSRLDEIQAAMLRVKLTMLAEDIEIRQAIAQRYLREIKNPLLELPYVDSMENHVWHLFVLKTNYREELQNWLAKNNIQSLIHYPVPPHKQNAYKEMNELSLPLTESLHTKVLSIPLDPTMSDDDIDTVISVLNGFVG; encoded by the coding sequence ATGGTTGAATTTTTAAATCTCAAAAAAATAAATTCTCGGCAAAAAAATGAATTGCTCAACGCTGTAGAAAAAGTAATTGATTCAGGCTGGTATATACTGGGCGAAGAACTTAAGGCTTTCGAAGATGAATTTTCTAAGTTTTGTCAAGTTAACTATACCCTTGGTGTAGCAAATGGGTTGGATGCACTGACATTAGTGCTCAGAGCCTGGAAAGAAATGGGTAAGTTAAAAAGTGGTGATGAGGTTATAGTGCAAGCTAACACTTATATAGCCTCAGTCTTAGCTATTACTGAAAATGATCTTGTCCCAGTTTTAATCGAACCCGATAGTAGAACTTTTAATCTAAATGCAGATAATGTCCGTTCCGCAATTTCTGATAAAACAAGGGTTATTTTGCCAGTACATCTTTATGGACAGATAACCCCTATGAAAGAAATTATGGACATTGCTAACGAATACAAGCTATTGGTTCTTGAAGATTGTGCTCAATCTCATGGTGCTCAAATTGGTGGCAAACGGGCTGGTAGCTGGGGTGATGCTGCAGGGTTCAGTTTCTATCCAGGAAAAAATCTTGGGGCGCTGGGTGATGCAGGTGCTATTACAACAGACGATTCAGAGTTATATAATGTATTAAAAGCATTAAGAAATTATGGTTCTCAACAGAAGTATTTAAATATATATCAGGGTGTTAATAGTCGTCTTGATGAAATACAAGCTGCCATGTTGCGTGTAAAACTTACAATGTTGGCAGAAGATATAGAAATAAGGCAAGCTATTGCACAGCGTTATCTTCGAGAAATAAAAAACCCATTGTTGGAATTACCATATGTCGACAGTATGGAAAATCATGTATGGCATTTATTTGTATTAAAAACTAATTATCGAGAAGAATTACAGAATTGGCTAGCTAAAAACAACATACAGTCTCTTATACATTATCCCGTGCCACCTCATAAGCAAAATGCATATAAAGAGATGAATGAACTCTCTTTACCATTGACCGAATCTCTACATACAAAAGTGTTATCTATCCCGTTGGATCCAACGATGTCAGACGATGATATAGATACTGTAATCAGTGTGTTGAATGGTTTTGTTGGATGA
- a CDS encoding O-antigen translocase gives MKKLLKVTASTGVLTLAKMAMGFVIAKVVAIYTGPSGMALLGQIQGVVTALNGIVNAPVSNGIVRYTSENSKDGINSCSPWWRASLIWVFVVFLILFPLAVIFSDNFAGNFFGNVKYAWVIILTVLLLPISAMGTLFLSIINGFQNHKRFITLNFLSVFISSVIMILLIIQYSIQGAIIAASIQTALIGIIVLIVNLNQQWFKIKYFFGHIQFSVFKDIGKYFLMAIVSALVMPISLLITRNILVQYVGWDGAGIWQAVWKISEVYLGVITIALSTYYLPRLSQLKDIKSIMAEVTSTTKVIVPFIILIAFIVYFSRDILIEILFTEDFKDGRDLFAVQLCGDVVKIIAWLYAFPMLSRCAVKWYVFTELFFGAAFITLSYLLIPKFFLHGANYAYLASYFLYGLLVVTNVKRFSV, from the coding sequence ATGAAAAAACTTTTAAAAGTTACTGCTTCGACGGGAGTTTTAACTCTTGCTAAAATGGCTATGGGATTTGTTATTGCGAAAGTCGTTGCAATATATACAGGGCCATCAGGTATGGCTCTGCTTGGGCAAATTCAAGGCGTGGTGACTGCATTAAATGGGATTGTTAATGCACCCGTCAGTAATGGAATTGTAAGATATACTTCAGAAAACAGCAAAGATGGTATTAATAGTTGCTCGCCTTGGTGGCGAGCTTCGTTAATTTGGGTTTTTGTAGTTTTTTTAATATTATTTCCTCTTGCAGTAATCTTTTCTGACAATTTTGCTGGGAATTTTTTTGGTAATGTCAAATATGCATGGGTTATTATATTAACGGTATTGCTACTACCAATTTCCGCTATGGGTACTCTGTTTTTATCAATAATAAATGGTTTTCAAAACCATAAACGTTTCATTACGTTAAACTTTTTATCAGTATTTATATCAAGCGTTATAATGATATTACTGATTATTCAATATAGTATTCAGGGGGCAATTATAGCAGCCTCAATTCAGACTGCTTTGATTGGGATTATTGTATTAATAGTAAATTTAAATCAACAATGGTTTAAAATAAAGTATTTTTTTGGTCATATCCAATTTTCAGTTTTTAAAGATATTGGTAAATATTTTCTCATGGCTATAGTCAGTGCCCTTGTTATGCCGATTTCATTGCTGATTACGCGTAATATTTTAGTACAGTATGTTGGATGGGATGGTGCGGGTATATGGCAAGCAGTGTGGAAAATCTCAGAAGTTTATTTAGGCGTTATAACCATTGCTCTCAGTACCTATTACTTGCCAAGGTTATCCCAGCTAAAAGATATTAAAAGCATAATGGCAGAAGTTACATCAACCACAAAAGTTATTGTTCCCTTTATTATCCTAATAGCCTTCATCGTTTATTTTAGTAGAGATATATTGATTGAGATCCTTTTTACGGAAGACTTTAAGGATGGAAGAGATCTTTTTGCCGTTCAGTTATGTGGTGACGTAGTAAAAATTATTGCATGGTTGTATGCCTTCCCTATGCTATCGCGATGCGCAGTAAAATGGTATGTATTTACCGAGTTATTTTTTGGTGCGGCGTTTATTACTTTATCCTATCTATTAATTCCAAAGTTTTTTTTGCATGGTGCAAATTATGCTTATTTAGCAAGTTATTTTTTATATGGTTTACTTGTTGTCACGAATGTCAAACGATTTTCAGTGTAA
- a CDS encoding acyltransferase, which produces MSNIFFRFPKIGAGFNIITNSKSTIDLNNLSARNHLCIVVNKGALIFEKNCFVNNGCSFNCLKEIHIGENTLFGEGVKVYDHDHVIDENYNTSKNEFIKSPVKIGKNCWIGSNTIILKGVNIADNVVIGANSLVNKSITTSGIYASKNGSLTRIK; this is translated from the coding sequence GTGAGTAATATATTTTTTAGATTTCCAAAAATTGGAGCGGGTTTTAATATCATAACTAACAGTAAATCAACAATTGATTTGAATAATTTATCAGCTAGAAATCATTTATGCATAGTGGTAAATAAAGGGGCTTTGATATTTGAAAAAAATTGCTTCGTAAATAATGGATGCTCTTTCAACTGTTTGAAAGAAATCCACATAGGAGAAAACACCCTCTTTGGCGAAGGTGTAAAAGTATACGATCATGACCACGTGATCGATGAAAATTATAATACAAGTAAAAATGAATTTATAAAGTCACCTGTAAAGATCGGAAAAAATTGCTGGATTGGGTCTAATACAATTATTTTAAAAGGGGTAAATATTGCAGATAACGTAGTGATTGGTGCTAACTCGCTTGTTAATAAATCGATTACTACGTCAGGTATATATGCCAGTAAAAATGGTTCACTAACTAGAATAAAATGA
- a CDS encoding glycosyltransferase: protein MSDIVAWNIITVSVISYNSEKTISETLNSIASQTYNTKAIEVIIADDGSKDSTLLIAENWKKKNQSNFYNIIITTHHKNKGVAANCNQAWRLATGFWIKTIAADDMLLPTCIELNINYVNRFPNSSIVFSDMIAFLNDGKYIPIKHDRKKILVDHTQQLSQILSSCYLLAPTAFIRKSVLEDVGYADESYSMIEDYPLWLKCLQKGFVLSYMESDTILYRKGDSLSQQGEKIGNIQYLQSLFSFQKDKIWPLLPNRMFLKKWDDYLLFKHKTIWIKIFGNKVSIPYLLSQKSLLLFRPYKIYRVIKKVITK from the coding sequence ATGAGCGATATAGTAGCATGGAATATTATCACAGTTTCAGTAATTTCATATAATTCTGAAAAAACAATTTCTGAAACATTGAATAGTATAGCCAGTCAAACTTATAATACTAAAGCTATTGAAGTGATTATTGCTGATGATGGCTCAAAAGATTCAACACTATTAATAGCGGAGAATTGGAAAAAGAAAAATCAATCTAACTTTTATAATATTATCATCACTACACATCATAAAAATAAAGGAGTTGCGGCAAACTGCAATCAGGCATGGCGACTAGCAACGGGGTTCTGGATTAAAACTATTGCCGCCGATGATATGTTATTACCAACTTGCATAGAGTTAAATATCAATTATGTTAATCGCTTTCCTAATTCATCTATAGTATTTTCTGATATGATTGCATTTTTGAATGATGGTAAATACATCCCCATAAAGCATGATAGAAAGAAAATTCTTGTCGATCACACTCAGCAATTAAGTCAAATCCTCTCATCATGTTACTTACTCGCACCTACAGCATTCATTCGTAAAAGTGTTTTGGAAGATGTGGGATATGCAGATGAATCATACTCGATGATAGAAGATTATCCATTATGGTTGAAATGTCTACAAAAAGGCTTCGTATTATCTTATATGGAGTCAGATACAATTCTTTATAGGAAAGGGGATTCTTTATCTCAACAAGGCGAAAAAATTGGTAATATACAGTATTTACAATCATTATTTTCCTTTCAAAAAGATAAGATTTGGCCGCTATTACCGAATAGGATGTTTTTAAAGAAGTGGGATGATTATTTGCTTTTTAAACATAAAACAATATGGATAAAAATATTTGGTAATAAAGTTAGCATTCCTTATCTTCTATCTCAGAAATCACTTTTGCTATTTAGACCTTATAAAATATACCGCGTAATCAAAAAAGTAATAACAAAATAA
- a CDS encoding glycosyltransferase, with amino-acid sequence MKVLHIVGNEIEESNGIGRLLPEMIEMQNKYSDSLSCSLLCINGKYESNNFKVYKLNELTDLVIDQFDLFIFHGIYFYSYIKLSKRILSRNKIYFVKPHSSLIHSAQKKSAIKKMLGNLICFKSFIKSANAVIFINADEAKNSLQWNRNYFLEGNGLASNQHVLQKTKITVKPYKFVYMSRIDFSHKGTDILLDALELLKEKYKITNFNLSIYGKGNEKEVSKLIYRIGKLGFPDVSFNGPIFGQEKNNMLLSKDIFILTSRYEGFPMAILEALDSGLPCLVTRGVNMSSIINNYHVGWECETAVESVAELILSVMKMDSNLIEEASDLARKYVIKEHDWPSLVNHSEATYSALSTK; translated from the coding sequence ATGAAAGTGCTACATATTGTTGGTAATGAAATTGAAGAGTCAAATGGTATTGGGCGATTATTGCCTGAAATGATTGAAATGCAAAATAAATACAGTGATTCCTTAAGTTGTTCCCTGCTATGTATCAATGGAAAGTATGAATCAAATAATTTTAAAGTCTATAAATTAAATGAACTTACTGACCTTGTAATCGATCAGTTTGATCTTTTTATTTTCCATGGTATTTATTTTTATTCATATATTAAGTTGTCAAAAAGAATTTTATCTCGCAATAAAATATATTTTGTTAAGCCTCATTCAAGTTTGATACATAGCGCACAAAAAAAATCTGCTATTAAAAAAATGCTTGGGAACTTAATTTGTTTTAAAAGTTTTATTAAATCAGCCAATGCAGTAATTTTCATAAATGCCGATGAGGCTAAGAACTCGCTTCAATGGAATCGAAACTATTTCCTCGAAGGGAATGGTTTAGCGAGTAACCAACATGTACTGCAAAAAACAAAAATCACAGTAAAACCATATAAATTTGTTTACATGTCACGTATTGATTTTTCTCATAAAGGAACAGACATTCTACTTGATGCCTTAGAGTTATTAAAAGAAAAATATAAAATAACTAATTTCAATCTTTCTATTTATGGAAAGGGTAATGAAAAAGAGGTGTCAAAACTTATCTACAGAATTGGTAAACTAGGTTTCCCGGATGTATCTTTCAATGGTCCAATTTTCGGACAAGAAAAAAATAATATGCTGCTTAGTAAAGACATTTTTATTTTAACTTCGCGATATGAGGGGTTTCCGATGGCAATACTAGAAGCTCTTGATTCTGGATTACCCTGTCTCGTAACTCGTGGCGTAAATATGTCAAGTATAATTAATAATTATCACGTTGGTTGGGAGTGTGAAACAGCAGTTGAAAGTGTCGCAGAACTGATTCTATCCGTTATGAAAATGGATAGTAACCTGATCGAAGAAGCATCTGATCTTGCACGTAAGTATGTAATCAAAGAACATGATTGGCCCTCACTTGTTA